One window from the genome of Hippoglossus hippoglossus isolate fHipHip1 chromosome 6, fHipHip1.pri, whole genome shotgun sequence encodes:
- the tbc1d15 gene encoding TBC1 domain family member 15 isoform X2, protein MAADSVQKVLSEHEGVFIHPSSEEDAIELDLLVSGSLRIVDKDGDVLVEYRPLEEAVDPSNMLCAGKDSSSVMEWAQCSGERCHKQLETQQSYETEWDMVNAASFRRKPCANGEGSLNHSNERSRGAFSFSVGDLSSITVKDEGWTFLIFKLKESSPPLPALHFHQGGSREFLDSLGRFALLSVAPDDDACLLVSTTNKALSQSFENLLEDNNFGLVNFRKDPYVTTLGGFSKVTNYIFDAFRGTEEQHQRPPEEVADLLGEVIPGLEINQQEEPGFEVITRIDLGSRPLVTRSEPMSVEDWTKHQDPEGRMIRIFHLKQVIFKGGLCHAVRKEAWKFLLGYFPWNSTQDERKALQRLKTDEYFRMKLQWKSVSEEQERRNSRLRDYRSLIEKDVNRTDRTNRFYEGIDNPGLVLLNDILMTYCMYDFDLGYVQGMSDLLSPILFVMENEVDAFWCFVSFMDQMHQNFEEQMQGMKTQLLQLSSLLRLLDLSFWNYLECQDSGYLYFCFRWLLIRFKRELSFQDVLRLWEVMWTGLPCQNFHLLVCCAILDSEKQKIMEEKYGFNEILKHINELSMKLDIEEILQKAEGISLQMRSCKDLPDSVRNILGFEANVSGSDPTNAAPPPAVSRAAQRQDACSTLHTHLRETSSHNSCKVAFIS, encoded by the exons ATGGCGGCGGACTCGGTGCAGAAG GTTCTGTCTGAACATGAAGGCGTCTTCATTCATCCCAGCAGTGAGGAAGATGCCATCGAGCTGGATTTACTTGTCTCAGGGTCACTTCGAATTGTTGACAAG GATGGAGACGTCTTGGTGGAGTACAGACCGTTGGAAGAAGCTGTGGACCCGTCCAACATGCTGTGTGCTGGAAAG GACTCCAGCTCAGTGATGGAGTGGGCTCAGTGTTCGGGGGAGCGGTGTCACAAGCAGTTGGAAACTCAGCAGAGCTACGAGACGGAGTGGGACATGGTCAATGCTGCGTCGTTCAGGAGGAAACCCTGCGCCAACGGAGAAG GCTCTCTAAACCACAGCAATGAGAGGAGCAGGGGTGCGTTCAGCTTCAGTGTCGGTGACCTCAGCTCCATCACAGTGAAGGATGAAGGTTGGACGTTCCTCATCTTCAAACTGAAGGAGTCCTCCCCGCCCCTCCCTGCTCTGCACTTCCACCAAGGTGGCAGCAGAGAGTTCCTGGACAGCTTGGGGAGATTCGCACTGCTCAGCGT CGCTCCAGATGATGATGCGTGTCTGCTGGTCAGCACGACAAACAAGGCTCTGTCTCAGTCCTTCGAGAACCTTCTGGAAGACAACAACTTCGGCCTTGTTAAC TTCAGAAAAGACCCATACGTGACCACGCTGGGCGGCTTCTCCAAAGTCACCAACTACATATTTGATGCTTTCCGGGGGACAGAGGAGCAGCACCAGCGCCCCCCAGAGGAGGTGGCTGACCTGCTGGGTGAAGTCATCCCAGGACTGGAGATCAACCAGCAGGAGGAGCCAGGCTTCGAGGTCATCACCAGG ATCGACCTGGGATCGAGGCCCCTGGTTACGAGGAGCGAGCCGATGTCTGTGGAGGACTGGACCAAACACCAGGACCCAGAGGGGAGGATGATCCGGATCTTTCACCTCAAACAAGTCATCTTCAAAGGG GGGCTGTGTCACGCCGTGAGGAAGGAGGCCTGGAAGTTTCTGTTGGGGTATTTTCCCTGGAACAGCACTCAGGACGAGAGGAAAGCTCTGCAGAGACTCAAGAC TGACGAATACTTCAGGATGAAGCTGCAGTGGAAGTCGGTCagtgaggagcaggagaggaggaactCCAGACTCAGAGACTACAGGAGTCTGATCG aGAAAGACGTGAACAGAACCGACAGAACCAACAGGTTCTACGAGGGCATCGATAACCCCGGCCTGGTACTCCTCAACGACATCCTGATGACGTACTGCATGTACGACTTCGACCTCG GTTACGTTCAGGGGATGAGTGACCTGCTCTCCCCGATTCTCTTTGTGATGGAGAACGAGGTCGACGCCTTCTGGTGTTTTGTCTCCTTCATGGATCAAATG catcaGAACTTTGAGGAGCAGATGCAGGGCATGAAGACGCAGCTGCTTCAGCTCAGTTCTCTGCTCAGACTGTTGGACTTGTCTTTCTGGAATTACCTCG agtgtCAGGACTCAGGTTACCTGTATTTCTGTTTCCGCTGGTTGTTGATCAGATTTAAGCGGGAGCTCAGTTTCCAGGACGTCCTGCGGCTGTGGGAG GTGATGTGGACGGGTCTGCCCTGTCAAAACTTCCACCTGCTCGTCTGCTGTGCCATCCTGGACTCCGAGAAACAGAAGATCATGGAGGAGAAGTACGGCTTCAATGAAATCCTCAAG CACATTAACGAACTTTCAATGAAGCTGGACATTGAAGAGATTCTTCAGAAAGCCGAGGGCATCAGTCTGCAGATGAGGAGCTGTAAG GACTTACCCGACTCGGTCAGAAACATTCTGGGCTTTGAGGCGAACGTCAGTGGCTCTGACCCGACGaacgctgctcctcctcctgcggtTTCCAGAGCGGCGCAGCGCCAGGACGCCTGCTCCaccctccacacacacctgCGAGAGACGAGCTCTCACAACAGCTGCAAAGTGGCCTTTATATCGTAG
- the tbc1d15 gene encoding TBC1 domain family member 15 isoform X1: MAADSVQKVLSEHEGVFIHPSSEEDAIELDLLVSGSLRIVDKDGDVLVEYRPLEEAVDPSNMLCAGKDSSSVMEWAQCSGERCHKQLETQQSYETEWDMVNAASFRRKPCANGEGSLNHSNERSRGAFSFSVGDLSSITVKDEGWTFLIFKLKESSPPLPALHFHQGGSREFLDSLGRFALLSVAPDDDACLLVSTTNKALSQSFENLLEDNNFGLVNKFRKDPYVTTLGGFSKVTNYIFDAFRGTEEQHQRPPEEVADLLGEVIPGLEINQQEEPGFEVITRIDLGSRPLVTRSEPMSVEDWTKHQDPEGRMIRIFHLKQVIFKGGLCHAVRKEAWKFLLGYFPWNSTQDERKALQRLKTDEYFRMKLQWKSVSEEQERRNSRLRDYRSLIEKDVNRTDRTNRFYEGIDNPGLVLLNDILMTYCMYDFDLGYVQGMSDLLSPILFVMENEVDAFWCFVSFMDQMHQNFEEQMQGMKTQLLQLSSLLRLLDLSFWNYLECQDSGYLYFCFRWLLIRFKRELSFQDVLRLWEVMWTGLPCQNFHLLVCCAILDSEKQKIMEEKYGFNEILKHINELSMKLDIEEILQKAEGISLQMRSCKDLPDSVRNILGFEANVSGSDPTNAAPPPAVSRAAQRQDACSTLHTHLRETSSHNSCKVAFIS, encoded by the exons ATGGCGGCGGACTCGGTGCAGAAG GTTCTGTCTGAACATGAAGGCGTCTTCATTCATCCCAGCAGTGAGGAAGATGCCATCGAGCTGGATTTACTTGTCTCAGGGTCACTTCGAATTGTTGACAAG GATGGAGACGTCTTGGTGGAGTACAGACCGTTGGAAGAAGCTGTGGACCCGTCCAACATGCTGTGTGCTGGAAAG GACTCCAGCTCAGTGATGGAGTGGGCTCAGTGTTCGGGGGAGCGGTGTCACAAGCAGTTGGAAACTCAGCAGAGCTACGAGACGGAGTGGGACATGGTCAATGCTGCGTCGTTCAGGAGGAAACCCTGCGCCAACGGAGAAG GCTCTCTAAACCACAGCAATGAGAGGAGCAGGGGTGCGTTCAGCTTCAGTGTCGGTGACCTCAGCTCCATCACAGTGAAGGATGAAGGTTGGACGTTCCTCATCTTCAAACTGAAGGAGTCCTCCCCGCCCCTCCCTGCTCTGCACTTCCACCAAGGTGGCAGCAGAGAGTTCCTGGACAGCTTGGGGAGATTCGCACTGCTCAGCGT CGCTCCAGATGATGATGCGTGTCTGCTGGTCAGCACGACAAACAAGGCTCTGTCTCAGTCCTTCGAGAACCTTCTGGAAGACAACAACTTCGGCCTTGTTAAC AAGTTCAGAAAAGACCCATACGTGACCACGCTGGGCGGCTTCTCCAAAGTCACCAACTACATATTTGATGCTTTCCGGGGGACAGAGGAGCAGCACCAGCGCCCCCCAGAGGAGGTGGCTGACCTGCTGGGTGAAGTCATCCCAGGACTGGAGATCAACCAGCAGGAGGAGCCAGGCTTCGAGGTCATCACCAGG ATCGACCTGGGATCGAGGCCCCTGGTTACGAGGAGCGAGCCGATGTCTGTGGAGGACTGGACCAAACACCAGGACCCAGAGGGGAGGATGATCCGGATCTTTCACCTCAAACAAGTCATCTTCAAAGGG GGGCTGTGTCACGCCGTGAGGAAGGAGGCCTGGAAGTTTCTGTTGGGGTATTTTCCCTGGAACAGCACTCAGGACGAGAGGAAAGCTCTGCAGAGACTCAAGAC TGACGAATACTTCAGGATGAAGCTGCAGTGGAAGTCGGTCagtgaggagcaggagaggaggaactCCAGACTCAGAGACTACAGGAGTCTGATCG aGAAAGACGTGAACAGAACCGACAGAACCAACAGGTTCTACGAGGGCATCGATAACCCCGGCCTGGTACTCCTCAACGACATCCTGATGACGTACTGCATGTACGACTTCGACCTCG GTTACGTTCAGGGGATGAGTGACCTGCTCTCCCCGATTCTCTTTGTGATGGAGAACGAGGTCGACGCCTTCTGGTGTTTTGTCTCCTTCATGGATCAAATG catcaGAACTTTGAGGAGCAGATGCAGGGCATGAAGACGCAGCTGCTTCAGCTCAGTTCTCTGCTCAGACTGTTGGACTTGTCTTTCTGGAATTACCTCG agtgtCAGGACTCAGGTTACCTGTATTTCTGTTTCCGCTGGTTGTTGATCAGATTTAAGCGGGAGCTCAGTTTCCAGGACGTCCTGCGGCTGTGGGAG GTGATGTGGACGGGTCTGCCCTGTCAAAACTTCCACCTGCTCGTCTGCTGTGCCATCCTGGACTCCGAGAAACAGAAGATCATGGAGGAGAAGTACGGCTTCAATGAAATCCTCAAG CACATTAACGAACTTTCAATGAAGCTGGACATTGAAGAGATTCTTCAGAAAGCCGAGGGCATCAGTCTGCAGATGAGGAGCTGTAAG GACTTACCCGACTCGGTCAGAAACATTCTGGGCTTTGAGGCGAACGTCAGTGGCTCTGACCCGACGaacgctgctcctcctcctgcggtTTCCAGAGCGGCGCAGCGCCAGGACGCCTGCTCCaccctccacacacacctgCGAGAGACGAGCTCTCACAACAGCTGCAAAGTGGCCTTTATATCGTAG
- the tph2 gene encoding LOW QUALITY PROTEIN: tryptophan 5-hydroxylase 2 (The sequence of the model RefSeq protein was modified relative to this genomic sequence to represent the inferred CDS: inserted 2 bases in 2 codons; deleted 2 bases in 1 codon), translating into MASSHVMKEPVPRMQPAMMMFSSKYWTRRGMSLDSAMFDQQQLRHTGGQMSRRPSFCPINEKPEKEGGASEKTAVVFSLKNEVGCLVKALRLFQEKRVNLQHIESRRSKRANEVEIFADCSCSKKEFNELVELLKDHVNVISFNTAAHAWSTEAEEDEVPWFPMKISDLDQCCHRVLMYGSELDADHPGFKDNVYRLRRKYFVEVAMNYKFGQPIPRIEYTPEEIKTWGVVFRELSKLYPTHACREHLENLPLLIKHCGYREDNIPQLEDVSVFLRECSGFTVRPVAGYLSPRDFLAALAYRVFNCTQYVRHSTDPLYTPEPDTCHELLGHVPLLADPKFAQFSQEIGLASLGASDQDVQKLATCYFFTIEFGLCKQDKEAASVGAGLLSSIGELRHALSDQACVKTFDPKTTCDQECLITTFQDVYFVSESFEEAKEKMREFAKTIKRPFCVYYNPHTQSMDLLXDTRSIENXVQDLRSDLTTVCDALGKMNTYMGI; encoded by the exons ATGGCCTCGTCCCATGTGATGAAGGAGCCAGTTCCCAGAATGCAACCTGCCATGATGATGTTCTCCAGCAAGTACTGGACCAGGAGGGGGATGTCTCTGGACTCGGCCATGTTtgaccagcagcagctccgacACACGGGGGGGCAGATG TCTCGTCGTCCGTCTTTCTGTCCAATCAACGAGAAGCCGGAAAAAGAGGGCGGAGCCTCAGAAAAAACAGCTGTGGTGTTTTCTCTAAAGAACGAGGTCGGATGTTTGGTCAAAGCTCTGAGACTCTTCCAG gagaagcGAGTGAACTTGCAGCACATAGAGTCGAGGAGGTCTAAGCGAGCTAACGAGGTTGAGATCTTCGctgactgcagctgcagcaaGAAGGAGTTTAACGAACTTGTGGAACTTCTCAAAGATCACGTCAACGTCATCTCCTTCAACACGGCTGCACACGCGTGGTCGACTGAAGCAG aggaaGACGAGGTTCCCTGGTTCCCGATGAAGATCTCAGATCTGGATCAGTGTTGTCACAGAGTGTTGATGTACGGATCCGAGCTGGATGCTGACCATCCT GGTTTTAAAGATAACGTTTATCGCCTGCGGAGGAAATACTTTGTGGAAGTGGCCATGAATTACAAATT CGGACAGCCCATCCCTCGTATCGAGTACACCCCTGAGGAGATCAAGACGTGGGGGGTGGTGTTCAGAGAACTGAGCAAACTGTACCCGACTCACGCCTGCAGAGAACATCTGGAGAACCTGCCCCTGCTCATCAAACACTGTGGCTACAGAGAGGACAACATCCCACAGCTGGAGGACGTGTCCGTCTTTCTCAGAG agtgttCTGGATTCACAGTTCGTCCTGTCGCAGGTTATTTGTCTCCAAGAGATTTTCTGGCTGCTTTAGCGTACCGAGTATTTAACTGTACTCAGTATGTTCGTCACAGTACTGACCCACTGTACACACCTGAACC GGACACGTGTCACGAGCTGCTGGGTCACGTTCCTCTTTTGGCCGACCCCAAGTTCGCTCAGTTCTCTCAGGAGATCGGGTTAGCGTCTCTGGGAGCCTCCGACCAGGACGTCCAGAAACTGGCCACC tgttattTCTTTACTATTGAGTTTGGACTCTGCAAACAAGACAAAGAAGCTGCGAGCGTA GGGGCGGGGCTACTGTCGTCTATAGGAGAGCTGAgg catgctctgTCTGATCAGGCGTGTGTGAAGACGTTCGACCCGAAGACGACATGTGACCAGGAATGTCTCATCACAACATTCCAGGACGTTTACTTTGTCTCCGAGAGCTTCGAGGAGGCGAAGGAGAAGATGAG GGAGTTTGCTAAAACGATCAAGAGGCCGTTCTGTGTGTACTACAACCCGCACACTCAGAGCATGGACCTGC AGGACACACGCAGTATCGAGA GGGTGCAGGATTTACGCAGCGACCTCACGACCGTCTGCGACGCTCTGGGCAAGATGAACACCTACATGGGAATCTGA